From Pan paniscus chromosome 6, NHGRI_mPanPan1-v2.0_pri, whole genome shotgun sequence, one genomic window encodes:
- the CLDN12 gene encoding claudin-12 isoform X1 — protein sequence MGCRDVHAATVLSFLCGIASVAGLFAGTLLPNWRKLRLITFNRNEKNLTVYTGLWVKCARYDGSSDCLMYDTTWYSSVDQLDLRVLQFALPLSMLIAMGALLLCLIGMCNTAFRSSVPNIKLAKCLVNSAGCHLVAGLLFFLAGTVSLSPSIWVIFYNIHLNKKFEPVFSFDYAVYVTIASAGGLFMTSLILFIWYCTCKSLPSPFWQPLYSHPPSMHTYSQPYSARSRLSAIEIDIPVVSHTT from the coding sequence ATGGGCTGTCGGGATGTCCACGCAGCCACAGTCCTTTCCTTCCTGTGTGGAATCGCCTCAGTAGCAGGCCTCTTTGCAGGGACTCTGCTTCCCAACTGGAGAAAATTACGATTGATCACATTCAACAGAAACGAGAAGAACCTGACAGTTTACACAGGCCTGTGGGTGAAATGTGCCCGGTATGATGGGAGCAGTGACTGCCTGATGTACGACACTACTTGGTACTCATCAGTTGACCAGCTGGACCTGCGTGTCCTCCAGTTTGCCCTACCCCTCAGCATGCTGATCGCCATGGGTGCCCTGCTGCTCTGCCTGATTGGAATGTGCAACACTGCCTTCAGGTCCTCGGTGCCCAACATCAAACTGGCCAAGTGTCTGGTCAATAGTGCAGGTTGCCACCTGGTGGCTGGGCTGCTATTTTTCCTGGCAGGTACTGTGAGCCTCTCCCCATCTATCTGGGTCATCTTTTATAACATCCATCTGAACAAGAAGTTTGAGCCAGTCTTTTCATTTGACTATGCAGTGTATGTCACTATTGCTAGTGCTGGGGGCCTGTTTATGACTTCCCTTATACTGTTTATTTGGTATTGTACATGCAAATCTTTGCCTTCTCCTTTCTGGCAACCATTGTACTCCCATCCACCCAGTATGCATACTTACTCACAGCCCTATTCAGCACGCTCTCGCCTCTCTGCCATTGAAATTGACATTCCAGTAGTTTCACACACCACTTAA
- the CLDN12 gene encoding claudin-12 isoform X2, protein MLPAAGGPVDSGNCSPSHPGHCRSGPRENLTALPEASGVPRWERTSWDAERETLQEAPQCGRVKCPACEKQAQIIATLYSDLHVFLLS, encoded by the exons ATGTTGCCTGCGGCTGGCGGCCCAGTGGATTCTGGGAATTGTAGTCCCAGCCATCCAGGGCATTGCCGTTCAGGGCCACGGGAAAACCTGACTGCGCTCCCAGAAGCCTCCGGTGTACCTCGCTGGGAACGCACTTCCTGGGACGCTGAGAGGGAGACGCTCCAAGAGGCTCCTCAGTGTGGGCGAGTAAAATGCCCTGCGTGTGAGAAGCAG gCTCAGATTATTGCTACTCTGTATTCAGATCTTCATGTGTTTCTTCTAAGCTGA